Proteins encoded in a region of the Diospyros lotus cultivar Yz01 chromosome 9, ASM1463336v1, whole genome shotgun sequence genome:
- the LOC127810295 gene encoding ethylene-responsive transcription factor ERF014-like, whose product MVRKKTEPQSEAEVEANKLGMVAMTKKKYKGVRMRSWGSWVSEIRAPSQKTRIWLGSYSTPEAAARAYDAALLCLRGASASLNFPIAQNTTTPAATLLSPKSIQRFAASAAAASPPPAPPPTSTSSSPAIMSMTNHIQDQEEDDIPSLLLQLDTSKQTQCCCDEAAEEEEEEEPEPSSSSIAQCYYNLEESPKYADMLMNGYGGAPLQFDDTQPPFMVDDDDDVYEGEADIRLWSFC is encoded by the coding sequence ATGGTGAGGAAGAAGACGGAGCCGCAATCAGAGGCAGAGGTAGAAGCAAACAAATTAGGCATGGTGGCAATGACGAAGAAGAAGTACAAGGGGGTGAGAATGAGGAGCTGGGGGTCATGGGTATCTGAGATTAGGGCACCCAGCCAGAAAACTAGAATATGGCTGGGCTCTTATTCCACCCCAGAGGCAGCCGCCAGAGCCTACGACGCTGCTCTTCTCTGTCTCAGGGGCGCCTCCGCCTCCCTCAACTTCCCCATCGCCCAAAACACCACTACACCTGCGGCCACCCTCTTATCCCCCAAATCCATCCAGAGATTTGCAGcttccgccgccgccgcctccccACCTCCAGCGCCCCCTCCCACCTCCACCTCCTCATCGCCGGCAATAATGTCCATGACTAATCATATTCAGGATCAGGAGGAGGATGATATCCCATCCTTGCTGCTGCAGCTGGATACCTCCAAGCAGACGCAGTGTTGTTGTGATGAAGCTgctgaggaggaggaggaggaggagccgGAGCCCAGCTCGTCTTCCATCGCACAATGCTACTACAACCTTGAAGAGTCACCAAAGTACGCCGATATGCTCATGAATGGGTATGGGGGGGCGCCACTGCAGTTTGATGACACTCAACCCCCATTCatggtggatgatgatgatgatgtctATGAAGGAGAAGCTGATATCAGGCTTTGGAGCTTTTgctga